A single genomic interval of Bradyrhizobium sp. sBnM-33 harbors:
- the aat gene encoding leucyl/phenylalanyl-tRNA--protein transferase, whose protein sequence is MTSRESAASEITPEVLLRAYACGIFPMAESAGDPTLFWVEPEMRGVIPLDGFRITSRLARTVRSDTFSVTVDSAFKAVIAGCAAPQPGRDDTWINKRIRDLYLGLHELGHCHSVEVWQDGDLVGGLYGVSLGRAFFGESMFHRARDASKVALVHLVARLIAGGFELLDTQYVTEHLRSFGAVEIPRRRYRALLDKAIAGEPADFMRLPPSISGAEALAIIAKGI, encoded by the coding sequence ATGACCTCGCGCGAGTCTGCTGCTTCCGAAATCACGCCCGAAGTGCTGCTGCGGGCCTATGCCTGCGGCATCTTCCCGATGGCCGAGAGCGCCGGTGATCCGACGCTGTTCTGGGTCGAGCCGGAAATGCGCGGCGTTATTCCGCTCGACGGCTTCCGCATCACCTCGCGGCTTGCCCGCACCGTGCGTTCGGACACTTTCAGCGTTACCGTCGATAGCGCCTTCAAGGCGGTCATCGCGGGCTGCGCGGCGCCGCAGCCGGGCCGCGATGACACCTGGATCAACAAGCGCATCCGCGATCTCTATCTCGGGCTCCACGAGCTCGGGCACTGCCACAGCGTCGAGGTATGGCAGGACGGCGATCTCGTCGGCGGCCTCTACGGTGTCAGCCTGGGACGAGCGTTCTTCGGCGAGAGCATGTTTCACCGCGCGCGCGACGCTTCCAAAGTGGCGCTGGTGCATCTGGTGGCGCGGCTGATCGCAGGCGGGTTCGAGCTGCTCGACACGCAATATGTCACCGAACATCTGCGCAGCTTCGGCGCGGTCGAAATTCCAAGGCGCCGCTATCGCGCCTTGCTCGACAAGGCGATCGCGGGCGAGCCAGCGGACTTTATGCGATTGCCGCCCAGCATCAGCGGCGCGGAAGCGCTCGCGATCATTGCGAAGGGTATCTGA
- a CDS encoding DUF2155 domain-containing protein: MLRTIALTGLAALIAATMTSLAPPAQAQIGNIFSDPPLRPPGAIPRGNQQQQQFPDDDEEVPELPRGRLLPTPNRPPPGQGAPPPGSFQSQPLAPPPGTTAPPQGTQPGVAVQPPQPGGPGVANAPPGQRQPPAKGVPNSPATLQPGDEVVSEPPATKITNKKASFSGLDKITGRIINFEEDIGETVQFGALRVKTSACYTRPSTEAANTDAFVEVDEITLQGEVKRIFSGWMFAASPGLHGVEHPVYDIWLTDCKGPDQTIVSAQPDPAKSAAPPPAAKRPPPPKQAAPRPPGPPPQPQFQQQPQQAPPPPPPQQRPGGLFGGLFGN; the protein is encoded by the coding sequence ATGCTTCGAACCATTGCCCTGACCGGTCTTGCGGCCCTGATTGCCGCCACCATGACCTCGCTTGCGCCGCCCGCGCAGGCGCAGATCGGCAATATCTTTTCCGATCCTCCGCTGCGGCCGCCGGGCGCCATTCCCCGCGGAAACCAGCAGCAGCAACAATTCCCCGACGACGACGAGGAAGTGCCGGAACTGCCGCGCGGCCGCCTGCTGCCGACGCCAAACCGTCCGCCGCCGGGGCAGGGCGCGCCGCCGCCGGGAAGTTTCCAGTCGCAGCCGCTGGCGCCGCCGCCGGGCACCACCGCCCCTCCGCAGGGGACGCAGCCGGGCGTCGCGGTTCAGCCGCCGCAGCCCGGAGGTCCGGGCGTCGCCAACGCGCCGCCGGGTCAGCGCCAGCCCCCGGCCAAGGGCGTGCCCAATTCGCCGGCGACCCTGCAGCCGGGCGACGAGGTCGTGTCCGAGCCGCCGGCCACCAAGATCACCAATAAGAAGGCGAGCTTCTCCGGCCTCGACAAGATCACCGGCCGCATCATCAATTTCGAGGAGGACATCGGCGAGACCGTGCAGTTCGGCGCGCTGCGCGTGAAGACCAGTGCCTGCTACACGCGGCCATCGACGGAAGCTGCCAACACCGATGCGTTCGTCGAAGTCGACGAGATCACGCTGCAGGGCGAGGTGAAGCGGATCTTCTCGGGCTGGATGTTCGCCGCCAGTCCGGGCCTGCATGGCGTCGAGCACCCGGTCTACGATATCTGGCTCACCGACTGCAAAGGCCCTGACCAAACCATTGTCAGCGCGCAGCCCGATCCGGCGAAATCGGCCGCGCCGCCGCCGGCTGCGAAGCGTCCGCCGCCGCCGAAGCAGGCGGCGCCGCGCCCGCCAGGACCACCGCCGCAACCGCAATTCCAGCAGCAGCCGCAGCAGGCCCCACCGCCGCCTCCGCCGCAGCAGCGGCCGGGCGGGCTGTTTGGTGGGTTGTTCGGGAATTAG
- a CDS encoding SDR family NAD(P)-dependent oxidoreductase, whose translation MPDRIRLDGRVAVVTGAAGVIGTATIRLLAERGARIVAIDRKEQDLAAAIEDLPASAEALAIAADVTREEEVAEYVRASVDRFGTINAFYNNAGIEGDIKPIPEYSLESFRRVLDVNVVGVFLGMKHVLPVMLKQNKGSIINTASIAGLIGSPMIAVYSASKHAVIGLTKSAAWECSGTGVRVNCVCPGLIDSRMLSTILQGRNPGNEPPQTEKIVDRIPARRLGQASEVASIVAFLASDEASYVSGSAYTVDGGRTAA comes from the coding sequence ATGCCCGATCGAATTCGCCTCGATGGCCGGGTTGCCGTCGTGACCGGCGCGGCCGGCGTCATTGGAACCGCGACCATCCGCCTGCTCGCCGAGCGCGGCGCCCGTATCGTTGCGATCGACCGCAAGGAACAGGATCTTGCGGCTGCCATCGAGGACCTGCCGGCCTCGGCCGAAGCGCTCGCGATCGCGGCGGACGTCACCCGGGAGGAAGAAGTCGCGGAATATGTCCGCGCCAGCGTCGACAGGTTCGGCACGATTAATGCCTTCTACAACAACGCCGGCATCGAGGGCGACATCAAGCCGATCCCGGAATATTCGCTGGAGAGTTTTCGGCGCGTGCTCGACGTCAACGTCGTCGGCGTCTTTCTCGGCATGAAGCACGTGCTGCCGGTGATGCTGAAGCAGAACAAGGGCAGCATCATCAACACCGCCTCCATCGCCGGCCTGATCGGATCGCCGATGATCGCCGTCTACAGCGCCAGCAAGCACGCCGTGATCGGGCTTACCAAGAGCGCCGCCTGGGAGTGCAGCGGTACCGGCGTGCGGGTGAACTGCGTCTGTCCCGGCCTGATCGACAGCCGGATGCTGAGCACGATCCTGCAGGGCCGCAATCCCGGCAATGAGCCGCCGCAGACCGAAAAGATCGTCGACCGGATTCCGGCGCGGCGGCTCGGACAGGCTTCCGAAGTCGCCTCCATCGTGGCGTTCCTGGCCTCCGACGAGGCCAGCTACGTGTCGGGCTCCGCCTATACCGTCGATGGCGGCCGCACCGCCGCTTAA
- a CDS encoding alpha/beta hydrolase, whose product MPVTLDPDAAAVYKAFQEAGRPAYETLTAPEAREYYRSARVVSNPEPPALESNQPLAIPAPHGTIPARIYTPKTLRKSDGLAPCLVFFHGGGWVIGDLDTHEVVCQKLAHEGELIVISVDYRLAPEHKFPAAADDAITATKWVAANASQLGVDAAHLLVGGDSAGGNLAAVVALAARDGDGPKLAGQVLIYPATDFAMTHPSHSEPETSILLTHSVIKWFCNHYLNGAADIEHWKASPARAKTLAGLPPAYVLTAGADPLRDEGAEYAARLKEAGVPMTYRHFPGQFHGFFTMGKLLQQANVAVSEIAGWLKALK is encoded by the coding sequence ATGCCCGTCACGCTCGATCCCGATGCCGCCGCCGTCTACAAGGCTTTCCAGGAGGCGGGCCGTCCCGCCTATGAGACGCTGACCGCGCCGGAAGCGCGCGAATATTATCGAAGCGCCCGCGTCGTCAGTAATCCCGAACCGCCCGCGCTCGAATCGAACCAGCCGCTCGCGATTCCCGCGCCACACGGCACGATTCCGGCGCGCATCTACACGCCGAAGACGTTGCGCAAGAGCGACGGCCTTGCGCCGTGCCTGGTCTTCTTTCATGGCGGCGGCTGGGTGATCGGCGACCTCGATACCCATGAAGTGGTCTGCCAGAAGCTTGCCCATGAGGGCGAGTTGATCGTGATCTCGGTCGACTACCGGCTGGCGCCGGAGCACAAATTTCCCGCCGCCGCCGACGACGCCATCACCGCAACCAAGTGGGTTGCCGCCAATGCCAGCCAGCTCGGCGTCGACGCAGCCCACTTGCTGGTCGGCGGCGACAGCGCCGGCGGCAATCTCGCCGCCGTCGTGGCGCTCGCCGCACGCGACGGCGACGGCCCAAAACTCGCGGGGCAGGTGCTGATCTATCCCGCCACCGACTTTGCGATGACGCATCCCTCGCATAGCGAGCCCGAGACCAGCATCCTGCTGACGCACTCCGTGATCAAATGGTTCTGCAACCATTATCTGAACGGCGCGGCCGACATCGAGCATTGGAAAGCCTCGCCCGCGCGCGCGAAAACGCTCGCCGGCCTGCCGCCGGCCTACGTGCTGACTGCGGGTGCCGATCCGCTCCGCGACGAGGGTGCCGAATATGCCGCGCGGCTCAAGGAAGCCGGCGTGCCCATGACCTACCGGCATTTCCCCGGCCAATTCCACGGCTTCTTCACCATGGGCAAGCTGCTGCAGCAGGCCAACGTGGCCGTCAGCGAAATCGCCGGGTGGCTGAAAGCGTTGAAATAA
- a CDS encoding SLC13 family permease, translated as MIEPILLFGIPVDFLLFALTLLGVALFHHHTLRVALTGLAAIVIYKLIFTGFKYGAGINGLGHHMAHEWVTLGNLFLLLMGFALLSRHFEDSRIPDEMPALLPDDWKGGVVLLVLVFVLSSFLDNIAAALIGGTVARHVFQGKVHIGYLAAIVAASNAGGAGSVVGDTTTTMMWIAGVSPLAVVEAYVAAVVAMLIFAVPAAIQQQRFSPIQKNPPSGLKIDRTRVFIVAAILVAALAANIIANVKFPAVLESVPVLGIAVWVVILLTAGLRAPDWKVMPETFKGTIFLLALVTAASLMPVERLPVASWPTAFGLGFISAVFDNIPLTALALKQGGYDWGYLAYAVGFGGSMIWFGSSAGVALSNMYPEAKSVGRWVRHGWPVAVAYVIGFLVMLAILGWHPDPRV; from the coding sequence GTGATCGAACCAATCCTCCTATTTGGCATACCCGTCGATTTTCTGCTGTTCGCGCTGACGCTGCTCGGCGTCGCTCTGTTCCATCACCATACGCTGCGCGTTGCCCTGACGGGACTGGCCGCCATCGTGATCTACAAGCTGATCTTCACCGGCTTCAAATACGGTGCGGGTATTAATGGCCTCGGTCACCACATGGCCCATGAATGGGTTACGCTCGGCAATCTGTTCCTGCTGCTGATGGGGTTTGCGCTGCTGTCTCGACATTTCGAAGACAGCCGGATTCCGGACGAGATGCCGGCATTGCTGCCGGACGACTGGAAGGGTGGCGTCGTGCTGCTCGTCCTTGTGTTCGTGCTCTCGAGTTTCCTCGACAACATTGCCGCCGCGCTGATCGGCGGCACCGTCGCGCGACATGTATTCCAGGGCAAGGTTCACATCGGCTATCTCGCCGCGATCGTCGCGGCCTCGAACGCCGGCGGTGCGGGCAGCGTCGTCGGCGACACCACCACCACCATGATGTGGATCGCAGGCGTCAGCCCGCTCGCCGTCGTGGAGGCCTACGTCGCGGCCGTTGTCGCGATGCTGATCTTTGCGGTGCCGGCCGCAATCCAGCAGCAGCGCTTTTCGCCAATCCAGAAGAATCCGCCGAGCGGATTGAAGATCGACCGGACGCGGGTGTTCATCGTCGCCGCCATTCTCGTCGCGGCGCTGGCAGCGAACATCATTGCCAACGTGAAATTCCCGGCCGTGCTCGAGAGCGTCCCCGTTCTCGGCATCGCGGTGTGGGTGGTCATCCTGCTGACGGCAGGATTGCGCGCGCCGGATTGGAAGGTGATGCCGGAAACTTTCAAGGGCACCATCTTCCTGCTCGCGCTCGTCACCGCGGCCTCTCTTATGCCGGTCGAAAGGCTGCCGGTGGCGTCATGGCCGACTGCGTTTGGACTTGGCTTCATCTCTGCCGTGTTCGACAACATTCCCCTCACCGCGCTCGCGTTGAAGCAGGGCGGCTATGACTGGGGCTATCTCGCTTATGCGGTCGGATTCGGCGGCTCGATGATCTGGTTCGGCTCATCGGCCGGCGTCGCCTTGTCGAACATGTATCCGGAGGCGAAGTCCGTCGGACGCTGGGTCAGGCACGGCTGGCCTGTGGCGGTGGCCTACGTCATCGGTTTCCTGGTGATGCTCGCTATCCTTGGCTGGCATCCCGACCCGCGGGTTTAG